Proteins co-encoded in one Flavobacterium fluviale genomic window:
- a CDS encoding TatD family hydrolase has product MKTYIDIGINLTNKQFQNDIDDVVQDALDADVSQMILTGTRVRNSEASLEIAKQYPGILYSTAGIHPHDAKSFDEKSISRLRNLLKQKQVISVGECGLDFDRDFSPRKKQEECYKAQLELAIEVQKPLFLHERAAFDSFMNITKDYLPQLPIAVVHCFTGKLQEAKTYLDNGFYLGFTGAISDAKRFSHLKEVIQYVPLDRMMIETDAPFMLPKNVPNSLLKKYHERRCEPAFLPYVAGTIAQFKGIALDKVAEETTRNAKSFFGI; this is encoded by the coding sequence ATGAAAACATACATAGATATCGGAATTAATTTGACCAATAAACAATTCCAAAACGACATAGACGATGTCGTACAAGACGCGCTCGACGCCGACGTATCGCAGATGATACTCACGGGCACAAGAGTACGAAACAGCGAAGCTTCATTAGAAATCGCAAAACAATATCCGGGAATATTATATTCGACGGCCGGAATTCACCCGCATGATGCGAAGAGTTTTGATGAAAAAAGCATTTCACGACTGCGGAATTTATTAAAACAGAAACAAGTCATTTCGGTTGGGGAATGCGGACTCGATTTTGATCGTGACTTTTCGCCCAGAAAGAAACAGGAAGAATGTTATAAAGCCCAATTAGAATTGGCGATCGAAGTACAGAAACCTTTGTTTTTGCACGAAAGAGCCGCTTTTGACAGCTTTATGAATATCACCAAAGACTATTTACCGCAATTGCCAATAGCCGTTGTGCATTGTTTTACAGGAAAGTTGCAGGAAGCCAAAACCTATCTCGATAACGGATTTTATCTCGGTTTTACGGGAGCGATTTCAGATGCCAAACGTTTCAGCCATTTAAAAGAAGTCATTCAGTACGTACCGCTCGACCGAATGATGATCGAAACCGATGCGCCGTTTATGCTTCCTAAAAATGTCCCGAACAGCCTTTTAAAGAAATACCACGAACGCCGTTGCGAACCTGCTTTTCTGCCGTATGTTGCCGGAACAATTGCACAGTTTAAAGGAATTGCTTTGGATAAAGTTGCGGAGGAAACGACGAGGAATGCTAAAAGCTTTTTTGGGATTTAA
- a CDS encoding ABC-three component system middle component 2: MNNYIIHPFNNKIETGLRILSVLNATYPKSYDLQSIVYLDYLTVHSGDFDFKMISLHPSVQNRKGELLIRREMILSSIDLFIEKGLIEKLYTDQGIEYIASDQSTTFLDTLSEEYLLNLQTRSIWVNEYLENLNSKTLKEIMMDFIKNGNSNLDII; encoded by the coding sequence ATGAATAATTACATAATACATCCTTTTAACAACAAAATAGAAACAGGGTTAAGAATTTTATCTGTTTTAAATGCTACTTATCCAAAGTCATATGATTTACAATCAATAGTCTATCTCGATTACTTAACCGTTCATAGTGGGGATTTTGATTTTAAAATGATAAGTCTTCATCCCTCGGTTCAAAATAGAAAAGGAGAATTGCTAATTCGAAGAGAAATGATTCTTTCAAGTATTGATTTATTTATTGAAAAAGGACTAATTGAAAAACTATATACAGATCAAGGAATAGAGTATATTGCATCTGATCAATCTACTACTTTTTTAGATACTCTAAGTGAAGAGTATTTATTAAACCTTCAGACAAGATCGATATGGGTTAATGAATATTTAGAAAATTTAAATTCTAAGACACTGAAAGAAATTATGATGGATTTTATTAAAAATGGAAATTCTAATTTAGATATTATTTAA
- a CDS encoding ABC-three component system protein, with protein sequence MIKYTSSSRIIYGQHIIPIKRIESFYPDEWEEFIEEWLDLKKSVYHSIEKFGGAGDMGRDVVAYIDNPVGNLDYRWDCYQCKHYKAPITPSNVYCEFAKIIYYSFIKEYPVPQKYYFVAPQDCGTKLSKLLINPEKLKSEIKENWEKHCANQITNKTILLEEKLLEYFEKFDFSIFGKVQRKDVLKEHVNHSNHLARFGGSLPDRPKVTEKDIPINVQSHELVYVNNLLNAYNSTGKCKFIKTSDIDKSYLIHFKKAREGFHFAEQLRVLYRDSLPINTYEDFQEEIFSGIANTLLTNHVDSYEKVKMSEDKAQQIQITSNPLKDVSKPQDRIGICHQLSNMGKINWENE encoded by the coding sequence ATGATTAAATATACTTCTTCAAGTAGAATAATTTATGGGCAACATATTATTCCTATTAAGCGTATTGAAAGCTTTTATCCAGATGAATGGGAAGAATTTATTGAAGAATGGTTAGATTTAAAAAAATCTGTGTATCACTCAATTGAAAAATTTGGAGGTGCTGGAGATATGGGAAGAGATGTTGTTGCTTATATAGATAATCCTGTTGGAAATTTAGACTATCGTTGGGATTGTTATCAGTGTAAGCATTATAAGGCACCTATAACACCTTCAAATGTATATTGCGAATTTGCTAAAATTATTTACTACTCATTTATTAAAGAATACCCAGTTCCTCAAAAATATTATTTTGTTGCGCCACAAGATTGTGGAACAAAACTATCTAAATTACTTATTAATCCCGAAAAACTAAAATCAGAAATCAAAGAAAATTGGGAAAAACATTGTGCAAACCAAATTACAAACAAAACTATTTTGTTAGAAGAAAAACTACTAGAATATTTTGAAAAATTTGATTTTTCAATTTTCGGTAAAGTCCAAAGAAAAGATGTCTTAAAAGAACACGTCAATCATTCAAATCATTTAGCACGTTTTGGAGGGAGCTTACCCGATAGACCAAAAGTTACTGAAAAAGATATTCCTATTAATGTTCAAAGTCATGAACTTGTGTATGTGAATAACCTCTTAAATGCATATAATTCTACAGGTAAATGCAAATTTATAAAAACGAGTGACATAGATAAAAGTTACCTAATTCATTTTAAAAAAGCCAGAGAAGGTTTTCATTTTGCAGAGCAACTTCGAGTATTGTATAGAGATAGTCTTCCAATAAATACGTATGAGGATTTTCAAGAAGAAATATTTAGTGGAATTGCGAATACACTATTGACTAACCATGTTGATAGTTATGAGAAGGTCAAAATGAGTGAAGATAAAGCTCAACAAATTCAAATAACATCAAATCCTTTAAAGGACGTAAGTAAACCGCAAGATAGAATAGGTATTTGTCATCAACTTTCCAATATGGGAAAAATAAATTGGGAAAATGAATAA
- a CDS encoding RtcB family protein yields MKTQINGTDILELGFPEGKIIGIALKINSKRNGFTRDEMIANFKNVLETPENYIDDKIFSKLAVALIEKSNEKPEDFIALNQNPNAYSAYGLDHIEDGARKQMEVAMKLPVTVAGALMPDAHQGYGLPIGGVLATKNAIIPYGVGVDIGCRMALSVYDIPEAFYFENEAKFKRELIANSIFGAGHGFHGQYKSDHAVLENETFNMNPFVKNLKDKAWSQLGSSGGGNHFVEFGIMEFSKDDAVLNIPKGKYVALLTHSGSRGMGATIAGHYTKIAKEECKLPEVAKNLAYLDMNSQLGQEYWMAMNLAGDYASACHEIIHNKMERALGATILAKVENHHNFAWKEIWNGEEVIVHRKGATPAGKGVMGIIPGSMTAPGFLVRGKGEENAINSASHGAGRQMSRTQAIKNITKTEMKSILQDHGVTLIGAGLDEAPMAYKDINQVMEAQQDLVDVVAKFTPKLVRMADDGSRED; encoded by the coding sequence ATGAAAACACAAATAAACGGTACAGATATACTAGAATTAGGATTTCCAGAAGGAAAAATAATTGGGATTGCCTTAAAAATAAACAGCAAAAGAAACGGATTCACAAGAGACGAAATGATTGCCAATTTCAAAAACGTCTTAGAAACTCCGGAGAATTATATAGACGATAAAATCTTCAGCAAATTGGCTGTCGCTTTAATCGAAAAATCAAATGAAAAACCAGAAGATTTTATCGCTTTAAATCAGAATCCGAATGCGTATTCGGCGTATGGATTAGATCATATCGAAGACGGAGCCAGAAAACAAATGGAAGTTGCGATGAAATTGCCAGTGACAGTTGCGGGAGCTTTAATGCCAGACGCGCACCAAGGTTACGGACTGCCGATTGGCGGAGTTCTAGCCACAAAAAATGCCATTATTCCGTATGGTGTTGGAGTTGATATTGGGTGTAGAATGGCGTTGTCGGTTTATGATATTCCTGAAGCTTTTTACTTTGAAAACGAAGCCAAATTCAAAAGAGAATTAATAGCCAATTCGATTTTTGGAGCGGGTCACGGATTTCACGGTCAGTACAAATCAGATCATGCGGTTTTGGAGAACGAGACTTTCAATATGAATCCGTTTGTGAAGAATTTGAAGGATAAAGCCTGGTCACAATTAGGTTCTTCAGGTGGTGGAAATCACTTTGTGGAATTTGGAATCATGGAATTTTCTAAAGACGATGCGGTTTTGAATATCCCAAAAGGAAAATATGTCGCTTTGTTAACGCATTCTGGTTCACGCGGAATGGGTGCCACAATCGCAGGACATTATACAAAAATCGCCAAAGAGGAATGTAAACTTCCAGAAGTGGCCAAAAACTTAGCGTATCTGGATATGAACTCACAATTGGGTCAGGAATACTGGATGGCGATGAATTTGGCGGGCGATTACGCTTCGGCTTGTCACGAGATTATTCATAACAAAATGGAACGCGCTTTGGGTGCGACAATTTTAGCCAAAGTCGAAAACCACCATAATTTTGCGTGGAAAGAAATCTGGAACGGCGAAGAAGTGATCGTGCATAGAAAAGGAGCAACTCCAGCCGGAAAAGGCGTTATGGGAATCATTCCGGGAAGTATGACTGCGCCAGGATTTTTGGTGAGAGGAAAAGGCGAGGAGAACGCCATTAATTCGGCTTCACACGGAGCAGGACGACAAATGAGCAGAACCCAAGCCATAAAAAACATTACCAAAACGGAGATGAAATCCATCCTGCAAGATCATGGCGTGACGCTTATCGGTGCAGGTCTGGACGAAGCGCCAATGGCGTATAAAGATATCAACCAAGTGATGGAAGCACAACAAGATTTGGTTGATGTGGTTGCGAAGTTTACACCGAAGTTGGTGAGAATGGCTGATGACGGAAGCCGAGAGGATTGA